Part of the Geobacter pickeringii genome, CGCTCCACGTTCTTCCCCATGGAGCTGGAGAAGTCGAGGCCGTCGCCGTCGAGGAAGACGATCTCGGTGGAAGCGGGGTCGTCGATGGCCTGGCGGAACTGGACCCCCCCCACCTCGCCGAAGCTCCGGAGCTTGTAGCGCAGCACCGGCATCGGCACCATGGTGAGGTCGCGGACGTTGATGCCGGCGGAGAGGAGCCCGCCGATGAAGCTCCGCTTCAGCATCCGGGAGGAGCGGTAGGCATCGCGGCCGGAGAGGATGTAACTCCCCTTGCCGAGGGCGGTGCCGTAGGCGCAGCCGAGCTTGGCCACGAACTCGGGGGTGAGCTCGATGTTGGTGAGCCCCTTGACCATCGCCCCCTCGAAGAGGGACTTCTTCCACTTCTCGCCCCAGATCAGGTTGCCGGTCACCGTGGCGCCCGCCTCGATCACCTTGCGGGGCCAGATCTTCACGTCGCGCTTGATATAGGATTCCTCGCCGATGGCGGTGTCGTCGGCGACGATGACCCCTTCCTCCATCACCACCCCGTGGCCGACCCGGACGTTGCCGCAGAGCACGCTGTCGTTGAGCTTCGCCCCCTTCTTCACGTAGACGTTGTCCCAGATGACGCAGCGGTTGAGCTTCACCCCCGCCTCGACGGTGCAGTTGCGGCCGATGACCGAGTCCTTGATCTGGGCCCCCTCGAAGACCTGGGAGTTGTCCCCCACCACCACCGTCCCCTCCAGGGTCACGTGGTCGTCCAGGTTCACGTCGGTGCCGAGCCGCAGATCCTTCCCCACCAGGTCCTGCTTCGGCTCGTCGATCTTCACGTTCACCCGCCCTTTGAAGATGTCGTGGTGGGCCTCACGGTAGGAGTCGGTGTTGCCAATGTCGCGCCAGTACCCCTTGGCGGTGTAGCCGAAGAGCGGCTCCTGCTTCTCCAGCAGCTTCGGGAAGAGATCCTGGGAGAAGTCGAAGTTCTCACTCTCGGGGATGTACTTGAAAATCTCCGGCTCCAGGACGTAGATCCCGGTGTTGATGGTGTCGGAGATCACCTCCCCCCACCCCGGCTTCTCCAGGAACTGAGTGATCCGCTTCTGCTTGTCGGTGATGACCACGCCGAACTGGAGCGGATCCTTCACCGAGGTGAGGGTGATGGTGGCGAGGGCCTTGTTCTCCTCGTGGAAGTCGATCACCTTCTGGAGGTTGAAGTCGGTCAGGAGATCGCCGCTGATGATGAGGAACCGCTCGTCCAGGTACTTCTCGGCGCACTTCACCGCCCCGGCGGTCCCCATGTCCTCCAGAGGGGTGACGTAGGTGATCTTCACCCCGAAGTCGGTGCCGTCGCGGAAGAAGTTCTTGATCACCGCCGGCTGGTGATAGAGGAGCATCACGAGATCGGTGATCTCGTACTTCTTCAGCAGTTCCACGATGTGGAGCATGATCGGACGGTTCAGCAGCGGGATCATCGGTTTCGGGATGTTGCTCGTCAGCGGTTGGATGCGGGTGCCGAACCCGCCGGCCATAATCACAGCTTTCATCTGGAACGCTCCTTTTCGGTTGAGTCAGTGCATCTGCAAATGTGACGGGAGTGCCCCCCGGTTCTATCCCTTGAGCTGTTTCTTCTTGGCGAGGACCTTGGCGATCTCGTCCTTCAGCTCCGTAAGGTCGCTCGACTTCACCACGTAGCCGTCGGCGAGCCAGGCGGAAAAATCGTCCTTGAAGCAGGAGAAGGCGGTGCAGAGGATCACCGGCATGTTGTGCCGCTCCTTCACCACCTTCTGCAGCAGGTCGAGCCCGCTCTCGTTCTTGAGCTTGATGTCGAGGACGACCAGGTCGAACTCGTTCTCCCGGATCTTTTCCGCCGCTTCGGTGGCGGTGGCGGCGGTGACCACCTCGTACCCCTCATCCGCCAGCTCCTGGGAATAGAGGAGCCGGATGCTGCTTTCATCGTCCACTACGAGCAGTCTAGCCATGGGCAATACCCTCCCTGTTCACGGGTAGTTTGATGATATAACGGGTCCCCCCCGCCGGGGGGCTCTCGATGTCGAAGACGTTGCCATGCTTCTCCATGATGGTCCTGCAGATGGCGAGGCCGAGGCCGTTCCCCATCTCCTGCGCGCTGCCGAGGGGGGTGGTCATCGCCTCCAGGCTCTCCCGGCGGACCGGCCGGCCGGCATCCTGCACCGACAGGACGATCCAGCCATCGTCGAGGCGGGTCTCGATCCGGACATCCCCCCCGTCCGGCAACCCCTCCATGCAGGTGGCGAGGACGGTCCGCAGGCAGTAGGAGACCTGCTTGTAATCGATGCGTGCCGGCGGCAGCCCCGCATCCAGCCGCAGGTGGCAGGTGATGCGCCGCTCGGCGAACCGGCCATCGAGTTCCCGGCAGACCGCGCTCGCCAGATGGTTCACGTCCCAGGTGTCCAGTGTCGGGTAGAGGGAGTCGGAGTAGTTGAGGACCTCCGCGAGAACCCCCTCCAGCTGGCGTGCCTCACGCACGATCGACTCCAGGTACTCCCGCTTCGGGTCCCCCTCACCGGCCCCCTTGAGGAGCGAGCGGGCAAACCCGCCGATGATCATGAGAGGGTTGCGGATGGAGTGGGCGATGCTCGACGTGATCTTCCCCACGAGGGCCATCCGTTCCATCTTCACGATCAGCTCCTGCTGCTCCTGGAGCTTCACGTTGGCGGCGGTCACCTTGAGGAGCTCCTCCTGGAGCCGTTCGTAGAGCGAGGCCCGCTCGATGGCAAAGGCGACCGGGAAGGCGAAGGTCTCCAGGGACTGGACATCCTGGGGGGTGATCGGCTTGTGGGTGATGCAGTTGTCGGAGATGATGACACCGATCCGCCGGTTACGGGAGATGAGCGGGGTGATCAGGAAGGTGTCGACCCCCAGGAGCTGGGCGAGGGAGCAGTCGACATCGGGATTGTGGAACGCGTTTTCCACCAGAACCGGCCGTTTCTCCCGCAGCGAGCGGTTGAGGATGTGGCCGTGCTCGGCAAGGGGGACGGCGAGCCGTTCCAGGATGTCGTGGAACTTCTGCTTCTCCGAGGAGAGCTTCGTCTTGTAGAAGTTCTTCGCCATCTCCTTGAGGGTGAAGTCGTCGCGCTGGATATCGCCCCAGATCTCCCAGGCCTCGCCGTAGCTCCGGGGGCCGACCCCCAGGTACCCCTTCAGGTTCTTCCGCTCCTTGTCGGCCAGGAGCAGAAACGCCCGGTTCATCCCGAACCCCTTGCCCGCGGTGATGGCGGTCATGACCACCGACAGCACCTCGTCGAGGTCCACGGAGGTCTGGAGCACGAGGCTGATCTCGTGAAGGAACTTGATCTCCCGGTCCCGGCTGTCGAGGAAGCTCCCCATGGCCTGGAGCTTTCCCCGCTGCTCCTGGAGCTCGGTCAGGACGTGCGGCAGGATCTCCGCCAGGGGGTTCCCCTCATCCCGCAACCGCTTCAGGTCGGCCTGGAAACGGGGACACTCGATGCACTTCTCCGCCATCCGGCGCCGGAGTGAGGAGTAGAGCACCTCCTCACCTTCGCCGATGTTGGGGCAATCGCCCGGCTCGATGACCTCCCTGTCCCAGCAGCACTCCCAATCCACGAAAACCTCTCCGGCGGGGTTGATTTCCATCAGAGGAAATGGCACAAATTATAGCAGCAAATCCCTTATTTTCAAGGCTGGCTGCGATCGGTGCCGCGGTGATTGTTAATTAAAAATACTGCCACTGAACCGACCGACGCTCCGGCCACGGCGGGGACCAACCCTTGAGCCACCTTTGTTTTATCGGCATCCGGCGGCATATCATTAATAATTTTTCTCGCACGACGGAGAGCGCAATGGAGACACCAATCGCCATCGGAATCAGTTCCTGCCTCCTCGGGGAGCGGGTCCGCTACGACGGAGGGCACAAGCACGACCGTTACCTCACCGACACCCTCGGGGCGTTCTTCCGCCTCGTCCCGGTCTGCCCCGAAGTCGGCTGCGGCCTGCCTGCTCCCCGGGAACCGATGCGGCTCGAAGAGGTAACGGGGGAGGTCCGGCTCGTCACCACCAGGAGCCGTATTGATCACACGGAACGGATGCGGAGGTGGTACGCGGAGAAGGTCGGGGAACTGGCGGCCGCGGACCTCTGCGGCTTCATCTTCAAGAAGGATTCGCCCAGTTCCGGGCTCTTCAGGGTGAAGGTCCACCGGGCGGGGATGCCGGCGAGGATGGGGCGGGGGCTCTTTGCCGAGGCGGTGACGGCACGCTTCCCGCTCCTGCCGGTGGAAGAGGAGGGGCGGCTCCACGACCTGGAGCTGCGGGAGAACTTCGTCGTGCGGATTTTCGCGTACCGGCGGTGGAAAGACCTGGTGGCGGGAGGGGGGACGCCCGGCCGCCTCGCGAAGTTCCACACCGCCCACAAACTCCTGCTCATGGCTCACAGTCCGGAGCTCTGCCGGGAGTTGGGGGGGCTGGTGGCCCGCGGAAAGGAGGTGCCGCGGGACGAGCTCTTCGCGCGCTACGGGGCGCTCTTCATGAAGGCCCTCGCCCGCCTCGCCACCGTCCCCAAGAACACCGCCGTCCTCCGGCACATCGCCTGCTCCTTCAGGAAACGGCTCCCGCGGGACGAGCGGGACGAGCTCGGCGAGGTGATCGACGAATACCGCCGGCGGCTCGTCCCCCTGGTGGTGCCGGTGACGCTCCTGCGGCACTACGCCAGGACGTGCGGGGATGAGTATCTCCTCGGCCAGGTCTACCTCACCCCCACCCCCACGGAACTGATGCTGCGCAATCACGTCTGAGGGATGACGGCTCAGGATGCCGGCGGCTTCTTCCCCCGCCGCCGACGGCGCCTCTTCCGGCGCGGCGCACTGTCCCCTTCGCCGCTCCCCCCCTCCACGGGAGGCATGACGCTCTCCCGCGCGTAACGCTCCCACCAGTCGAGGACCTTCGTCCCCTCACCCGTGAGGAGGGAGCGGCACCGCAGGTAGGCGATCGCCTCGGCAAAGCAGTTGCGGGCGAGCACCGCCTGGGGGCGCTTGCCGGGGATCTTCCGGAGGCGGTACTGCAGCGCCAGCATCTCCCGCACGGCGAGGCCGATCCGGTGGGGTACGGTGACCAGGGGGGCCTGCTCGCCGAGGAATTCGGCTACGGCGGCACTCATCGACTCCTGGGGGGGGACTCCCGACGCGGCGAGCTCATCGGCCCGCTCCTCCAGGAACTCCCCGAACATGAGCGCCAGAAGGAGCGGCGGCGACACCGGCTCCCCGCTCCCCATCTGGCTGTCGACCCATTCGAGGGCCTTGCCGAGTTGGGCATGGGGAAAGCCGTCGCTCTCCCGGTCGAGCCAGGCACTGAAACGGGGGAAGAGGTGCCCGAAGAGCCCGGTCTGGCGCATGAGCTGGTAGACCCGCTCCCCCTCGCCGGAGAGGAAGAGTTTCAAGACCTCCTCGTAGAGCCGCGGCGCCGTGGCCCGCGTTATGGCGGGAGCGAGTTCCAAAACCGCATGCCAGGTCTCATCCTCCACGGCGAAGCCGAGGAGCGCGGCGAAGCGGACCGCCCGGAGCATCCGGACCGGATCCTCGGTGAAGCGGACGAGGGGGTCGCCGATGGTCCGGATCACCCCCCGCCGCAGGTCCTCCATCCCCCCCACGTAGTCGATGATCGAAAAATCGGCGACAGTGTAGGAAAGGGCGTTGACGGTGAAGTCGCGCCGCAGCGCGTCCTCCTCCGGGGTGCCGAAGACGTTGTCCCGCAGCACCACCCCCTCCTCGCTCACCAGATGCCGCGGCGGCCGGGGACGCTCCCCCTCACCGGGCTCTCCTCCGGCGGCCGGCTCCGGCTCGGGCTCCTCCTCTCCCGTGGCGAGGGCGCGGAAGGTGGCGACCTCGATGATCTCGTCCTGGAAGTGGATATGGGCGAGGCGGAACCGCCGCCCCACCAAGCGGCAGTTGCGGAAGATCCGCTTCACCTGGTTCGGGGTGGCGTCGGTGGCCACGTCGAAGTCCTTCGGCTCCCGCCCCAGGAGCAGATCGCGGACGCATCCCCCCACGAGAAAGGCGAGGTGGCCGTTCTCCTTGAGGCGGTAGAGGACGCGCAGGGCGTTGGGACTGACGAGGGAGCGGGAGATGGGGTGGTCGGCACGGGGGATAATAAGGGGAGTTCGTCTGTTCATGGGGGTTACATAGCACAGAACAGCCCGAAAAGCAAAACCGCCCCCCGGATGAAAGCGGAGTTTTTTGATCTGGGTCATGACAACCGCCTGCCGTTTATCCTATGATTGGCCCCATGGAACCATTCACGAAAAAACAGCAGCACGACCTGCGGGTCCTGATCGACTTCGTCCGGGTTTACTGCCATGCCCGCCACGACCGCGGGGACCGCGCCCCCTTCGACCTCCCGCCGGAGATCGCCCACCGGTACCGGCAGGGGGTGGAGCTCTGCGGCGAATGCGCCGGGCTTCTGGCCCACGGCATCGCCAAGCGGCGCAAGTGCCCCCTCGACCCGAAACCGTCGTGCAAGCACTGCCGCATCCATTGCTACGGCAAGGAGTACCGCGCCAGGATCCGCGAGGTCATGGCGTTCTCGGGGCGGCGCATGATCATGCGCGGCCGGTTCGACTACCTTTGGCACTATTTTTTCTAGACGGCATCACCGTTCATTTTCATTCGGGGAGAAACACCATGATCAGAAAAATCGTTCAGATCGACGAAGATGCGTGCAACGGCTGCGGCCTCTGCGTCCCGGCCTGCGCCGAAGGGGCCATCAGGATCGTCAACGGCAAGGCGGTGCTCTCCGCCGACAACCTCTGCGACGGCCTCGGCGCCTGCCTCGGGGACTGCCCCCGCGATGCCATCCGGATCATCGAGCGGGAGGCCGACGAATTCAACGAGGAGGCGGTGGAGAAGCATCTGAAAGACATCGGCCGGGGACCTGCCCACCACGCGCCGGCGCAGGCCGCGCCCCAGCACCACCATGGCGGCGGCTGTCCCGGCTCCCGCGCCATGGTCTTCGATGCCCCTGCGCAGAGCGGCGCGGAAACAACGGCGCCCCCCCAGCCGAGCAGACTCCGCCAGTGGCCGGTCCAGCTCCACCTGGTTCCCCCCACCGCCCCCTACTTCCAGGATGCCGACCTCGTCATCGCCGCCGACTGCGTCCCCTTCGCCTACGCCGACTTCCACCGCGACTTCCTCGACGGCAGGGCGCTGGTCATCGGCTGCCCCAAGCTCGACGACAACCGGTTCTACCAGGAAAAGCTGACGGAGATCTTCCGCGTCTCCACCATCAGGAGCATCACGGTCGTGCGGATGGAAGTCCCGTGCTGCGGCGGCATCGTCATGGCGGCCCGCCAGGCCCTGGCCGCCTCGGGGAAGGAGATCCCCTTCCGCGAAGTCACCATCGGCATCCAGGGGACCGTCAAGTAACCTTCCCCTCCCCCGGCCATTTTTATCCTGAGTCCGTGACGGATGTCGTCCCGACGGAGCGACTGTGCCCGAGTGCCAGCCGCGGTAGGCGACATGGAGCGGCCACCGGCCTGATTGTCCGAACCCGTCAGGGTGAGTTTCAGGCCGGTAGCGAAATGAGCCGTACCGGGGCGGTGCGAGCGGCACGCGGAGCGAAGCGGGGCGGCATCCGTCACGGACTCACGCTTATCTCCCCCTTCCCGGCATCGCGTTCACCGCAAAAGACAAAAAAGACTCTTTTTATCTTTTTTAATTGACAAGGGGTTTTCCGGCTGGTATCTATTTCCCTGTGCAAACCAATTTCACGCCGGAAAGGAGATACTCCCCATGTGCATGTGTACCCTCGTAACCCAGGAAGCCCCTGATTTCACCGCTGATGCGGTCTTGCCCGATAACACCTTCGGCACCCTCAAGCTTTCGAGTTTCCGCGGCAAGTACGTGATCCTCTTCTTCTATCCCCTCGACTTCACCTTCGTCTGCCCGTCGGAAATTCTCGCCTTCAACAAGACGATCGGCAAATTCAAGGAGAAGAACTGCGAGGTCATCGGCGTCTCCGTCGACTCCAAGTTCACCCACTTCGCCTGGAAGAACACCAAGGTGGAGGACGGCGGCATCGGCAACATCCAGTACCCCCTCGTCTCCGACCTCAACAAGGAGATCGCCAAGCAGTACGGGGTCCTCTTCAACAACTCCGTGGCGCTGCGCGGCCTCTTCCTGATCGACACCAAGGGGATCGTCCGCCACGCGGTCATCAACGATCTCCCCCTCGGCCGCAGCGTCGCCGAGGCGATGCGGATGGTCGACGCCCTCCAGTTCGTCGAGACCCACGGCGATCAGGTCTGCCCCGCTAACTGGCAGGAGGGGGACGAGGCGATGAAGCCGACTGCGGCGGGGGTAGCCGACTACCTTGCCAAGCACTCGGTGGGATAGGCCCGAAACAACAGATGAAACAGACGGCATGGTCCACCGGGCCGTGCCGTTTCTGTTTCAGCCCCGCAGTCAACCTCGGACCAATAGCCATGGACGATCTCCACCTGACCGATACGCCGCTTCTCTTCGGAGCCGACCCGACGGAAGGGGTCGTGGCGGCGGAACTGGCGGGACGCTTCATCCGCCTCTTCATCCGTACCCCCCACGGGGCCGTATTCCGGGATGTCCCCTTCCGCCCCTTCATCGTCCTGACGGAGCCCGACCTCTTGAGCGGCTTCAGGGGTGACGTCGAGCTGCGCCCCCTGGCCGGGCCCGGCGAACTCCGCCACCTCGCCCTCTTCCGTGACTGGCACGACTGCACCGAAGCGAAGGAGCTGCTGGCGAAACGGAGCGGCCACACCCCGTCGGCCCCCGGCGCCCCCTACCTCTTTCTCTCTGACCCGGTCCACCAGCACCTCCTCCTCACCGGCACGACCCTCTTCAAGGGGGTGGAGTTCGCGCAGCTCCGCCGCCTCGCCCTCGACATCGAAACCGCCTGCGCCCCGGGATTCGAATTCTCCAACCCCGCCCGGGAGGAGGACCGGATCCTCTCCATCGCCGTCATGGAGGAAGGGGGATTCGAGGCATACCTCTCGGGGCACGAGCTGGACGAGCGGGAGATGCTGGAGCGGCTCACGGCCATCATCCGCGAGCGGGACCCGGACGTGATCGAGGGGCACAACCTCTTCCGCTTCGACCTGGAGTATCTCCGCGTCCGGGCCGCCCGCCACGGGGTGCGGCTCGCCTGGGGTCGCGACGGGAGCGTGCCGCGGGTCCACCCGTCGCGCTTCACCGTGGCCGAGCGGGCCGTCGACTACCCCCGCTGGGACATCTACGGCCGCTCCGTCATCGACACCTACTTCCTCCTCCTGATCTACGACGTCACGAGCCGCGAGCTGGAGAGCCACGGACTCAAGCAGGCGGCGCGCCACTTCGGCATCGCCGCTCCCGACCGGGTCTACCTGGACCGCCAGGCCATGGACGAGATCTTCCGGACCGATCCCGAGAGCCTGCGGCGCTACAATCTGGACGACGTGCGGGAGACCCTGGCCCTGTCGCGACTCCTCTCCTACTCCTGGTTCCTCCAGGCCCGAATCTTCCCTTACACCTATCAGACCTGCGTCATCCGGGGCAACGCCACCCGGATCAACGCCCTCTTCCTGAGGGAATACCTGCGGCAGGAACGGGCCGTCCCGATCCCCACCGGGGAGGCGACCCCCTTCGAGGGGGGGTACACCGACATCTTCGAGACCGGGGTACTCTCCCCCATCGTCCACTGCGACGTCGCCTCCCTCTATCCATCCCTCATGCTTGCCTACGGTATCGCGCCGGCCCGGGAGAACCTCGGCCTCTACCTGCCGCTGCTGAAAAGCCTGCGGGAGTTCCGCCTGCGGGCCAAGGCCCTCGCCCGCCAGGCAGAGGAGCCGCACGAGCGGGAGTACTACGACGCCCTTCAGCAGACGTTCAAGATCCTGATCAACTCCTTCTACGGCTACCTCGGCACCACCCTCCACCCCTTCGCCGACGTCCGGGCCGCCGCGGAGGTGACCCGGCTCGGCCGGGAGACCATTGGCACCATGCTCCAGTGGCTGAGGGACCGGGGTGCCCACCCCGTGGAGGTGGACACCGACGGCATCTACTTCATCCCCCCGCCCGGAATCACCTCGCCCGAACAGGAACAGTCCCTGGTCAGCGAGCTGTCGGCGACCCTTCCCGAGGGGATCGAGGTGGAACTGGACGGCCGGTACCACGCCATGTTTTCCTACAAGATGAAAAACTACGCCCTCCTCGGTCACGACGGTGCGGTGCGCGTCAAGGGAAGCGCCCTCAAGTCCCGGGGGATCGAGCGCTACCTGCGGGAATTCATGGCGGAGATGATCCGGCTCCTGCTGACCGGCGAAGGGGAGGCGATCCCCCTTCTCCACGACGAATACGCCCGGCGTCTCCGGGACCACCTCATCCCCGTCGACCGGCTCGCCCGGACCGAAACCCTCGGCGAATCGCCGGCCACCTACCTCCAGAAGGTGCGCCAGGGGAAGCGCAATCCGTCGGCAGCCTTCGAGATTGCACTCAAGGCAGACCACGAGTACCGTGCCGGCGATCAGATCAGCTACTACGTCGCCGGCCGGGGAAAGGGGGTGACGGTGTACGAAAGCTGCAAACCGGCATCCCGGTACGATCCCGCCCGCCCCGACGAGAACACGGAATACTACCTGGACAAGCTCCGCCAGATGCTGAAGCGGTTCGCGCCGTTCCTGCCGCGGGAGCGCTCGCTCTTTGACTGAGGGGTTCGCGCGAACCTGTCTGCCCGTGCCCCCCGCGGCTTGCCGGATGCAGCCTGCAGAAAAGCCTCGTTGCTTGCCACTCCAAAGTATTTGTGTTACAAGGGGTATCAGGCGTTTACCACCCATCACAAGGAGAATTTTATGCGTTCCGTCACGCTTTCCGCCCTCCTTCTTGCCACCCTCGCCCTGACCCCGCCAGCCTTCGCCTCAGATGGCCCCAAACCCGAGTTCATCGCGGAGAAGATGGCCTTCAAGTTCGCCCGTGGCGTCACCAACATCGCCACCGCCGTCGTCGAGCTCCCCAAGCAGTCATATCTGAGCGTCCGGGACCGAGGGACGGTCGGCTATGTCATCGGCCCCCTCAAGGGGATCGGCATGACCGCCTACCGGGCGTTCATCGGCGCCGCCGAGACGGTCTTCTTCCTCGTCCCCCAACCCGGCTACTACGACCCGATGATAGAGCCCGACTATGTCTGGAAGGGGTGGGAAGAGCCGCGGGGTGAGCCGGGACAGGTGGCCGGCGAACCGGCCGAAAAGCGGGGTGACAGCCAATGAGGGGACGCCTCCGCATGGCAGCGGCACTGCTGACGATCGTGACCGCGACGGCCTGCCTCCCGCCGGCTTTCGCCGGAGGATTGCGCAACGTCGACAATGCCTCGCCGCAGGAGGTCGTGGACGGCATGGCGAACAAATTCTCGCGGGGGGTGGCCAATACGGCCACCGGCTGGCTTGAGCTGCCGAAACAGGTGTACGTGACGTGGCAGGAGTCGGGTCCGACGAAGGGAATTCTCATCGGTCCGCTGAAGGGAGTGGGGATGACCGTGGTCAGAACCTTGAGCGGCGTGGGGGAGCTGGCGACCTTCTTCGTCGCCTGGCCCGGTTTCTTCGAGCCGTACCTGGAGCCGCCCTACGTCTGGCAGAAGGAATAGGAGCCCCTCCGCATCCCTGCTGCGACGCTTCCGGCAGGTCGAAATGGGCACAAAAAAAGCCGCATCCGAAGATGCGGCTTTTTTCATTGCTCGTAAAGAAGAATTACTTCTTCTCGGCAGCCGGAGCAGCCGGAGCTTCTTCTTTCTTCTCGGCTTTCTTGGCTTTCTTGGCTTTCTTGGCTTTCTTAGCCGGCTTCTTCTCTTCTTTCTTCTCAGCAGCAGCCGGAGCAGCAGCCGGAGCTTCTTCTTTCTTCGCTTCAGCGGCGAACACAACGCCAGCGAAAGAAACGGCTACCAGGGCGGCTACGATCGAGGACAGAACTTTTTTCATCACAAACCTCCAAAAAGATATTTAGTAACCGGCGTTATAGCAGGGTCCGTGCCACTTTTCCATTATTGCCGCAACTAGCCGACTTTACAGACCCTAACTCCGCTCCCGGCGCCCCGCAGCCGCACTACAGGGGTCCAATGGCGCCGCATATCATCCACCACATACCGCATATAAGGCAGAACTGACAGCACGCTGCCGGCCGGCCGAAACCAATCTGGTTCCTTGCCTTAATGGCAATTATGGAGTATTTTAAAATGTTTTCGTGCACTGCGGCCACGAGCCGCGGCACCTGGAGCGTAATACGTGTCGCACAACAGCTTGCTTGCCATAGAGAAACCGGCCCGCTACATGGGAAACGAGGTCGGCTCCCGCCCCAAGGAAGGGGCAGAGATCCGTTTCGCCCTCGCCTTCCCCGATGTCTATGAAGTGGGGATGAGCCACCTGGGCCTCCAGATCCTCTACGCGGTCCTCAACGACCTCCCGTGGGTGGCGGCGGAACGGGCCTACACCCCGTGGGCCGACCGGGAAGAACAGCTGCGGAGCACGGGGATCCCCCTCGCCACCCTGGAGAGCGGCACCCCCCTGGCCCGGACCGACATCCTCGGCTTCACCCTGCAGTACGAGCTCTCGTATACCAATATCCTCACCATGCTCGACCTGGCGGGAATCCCCTTCCTCGCCGCCGAGCGGGAGAATGGCTACCCCCTCGTCATCGGCGGCGGCCCCTGCGCCTGCAACCCCGAGCCGCTGGCCGACATCTTCGACGCGTTTCTCCTCGGTGACGGCGAAGAGGCGGTGGTGGAGATCGCTGCCGCCTGTCGCGACTGGAAGAAGAGCGGGGGCCCGAAGCGCGAGCTCCTGGAGCGGCTCGCCCGGATCGACGGCGTCTACGTCCCGTCGTTCTTCACGGTTGAGTATCACGACGATGGCCGCATCAGGGCCATCACCCCGCTGCGGGAAGGGTACGGGCCGGTGCGGCGCCGCTTCGTCGCCGACCTGAACGAGGCCACCTACCCCACCGCGCCGGTGGTCCCCTTCCTCAAGACGGTCCACGACCGGGTGAGCATCGAGATCGGCCGGGGGTGCACCCGCGGCTGCCGCTTCTGCCAGGCCGGCTACCTCTACCGGCCGGTGCGGGAGCGCTCGCCGGAGAAGATCCTGGAACTGGTGGAGGAAACGCTGAGGGGGACCGGCTACGACGAGATCTCGCTTCTCTCTCTCTCCACCGGCGATTACGGCTGCCTCACCCCGCTCCTCAAGGAACTGATGGTCCGTTACGCCGAGGAGAAGGTGGCGGTGTCGCTGCCGTCGCTGCGGGTGGGGAGCCTCAACCAGGAGCTCGTGGAGGAGATCCGGAAGGTGCGCAAGACCGGCTTCACCCTTGCCCCCGAGGCGGGGAGCGAGCGGCTG contains:
- a CDS encoding mannose-1-phosphate guanyltransferase, with the translated sequence MKAVIMAGGFGTRIQPLTSNIPKPMIPLLNRPIMLHIVELLKKYEITDLVMLLYHQPAVIKNFFRDGTDFGVKITYVTPLEDMGTAGAVKCAEKYLDERFLIISGDLLTDFNLQKVIDFHEENKALATITLTSVKDPLQFGVVITDKQKRITQFLEKPGWGEVISDTINTGIYVLEPEIFKYIPESENFDFSQDLFPKLLEKQEPLFGYTAKGYWRDIGNTDSYREAHHDIFKGRVNVKIDEPKQDLVGKDLRLGTDVNLDDHVTLEGTVVVGDNSQVFEGAQIKDSVIGRNCTVEAGVKLNRCVIWDNVYVKKGAKLNDSVLCGNVRVGHGVVMEEGVIVADDTAIGEESYIKRDVKIWPRKVIEAGATVTGNLIWGEKWKKSLFEGAMVKGLTNIELTPEFVAKLGCAYGTALGKGSYILSGRDAYRSSRMLKRSFIGGLLSAGINVRDLTMVPMPVLRYKLRSFGEVGGVQFRQAIDDPASTEIVFLDGDGLDFSSSMGKNVERIFFKENFRRAHHTEPGGLSELPQVMDFYREGFLHAIDKAPLQKKKFKVVIDFNHSAASQLLPGILTSIGCEVISLNAYVDEERGIQAMTERTQSLSQLSKIVATLEANAGFWLDPTIEGVIVLDEGGRVYEGAELLPLMVGLMLKAGEKGLFAVPVSAPSAIERMAQERGCAATRTKSADRAMIEAAQSSEVILAGTMDGRFAFPKFQAAFDGMYAIARTIELVARCGVPISKVMAEIPQRAFLQSRVPCVWDMKGGIMRKMSEDSLDKEASFIDGIKVHFGEDWALVLPDQYHPYVHIVAEARDPKTAQKLLTDYQKKVEQWKKELS
- a CDS encoding response regulator, whose amino-acid sequence is MARLLVVDDESSIRLLYSQELADEGYEVVTAATATEAAEKIRENEFDLVVLDIKLKNESGLDLLQKVVKERHNMPVILCTAFSCFKDDFSAWLADGYVVKSSDLTELKDEIAKVLAKKKQLKG
- a CDS encoding sensor histidine kinase; translation: MDWECCWDREVIEPGDCPNIGEGEEVLYSSLRRRMAEKCIECPRFQADLKRLRDEGNPLAEILPHVLTELQEQRGKLQAMGSFLDSRDREIKFLHEISLVLQTSVDLDEVLSVVMTAITAGKGFGMNRAFLLLADKERKNLKGYLGVGPRSYGEAWEIWGDIQRDDFTLKEMAKNFYKTKLSSEKQKFHDILERLAVPLAEHGHILNRSLREKRPVLVENAFHNPDVDCSLAQLLGVDTFLITPLISRNRRIGVIISDNCITHKPITPQDVQSLETFAFPVAFAIERASLYERLQEELLKVTAANVKLQEQQELIVKMERMALVGKITSSIAHSIRNPLMIIGGFARSLLKGAGEGDPKREYLESIVREARQLEGVLAEVLNYSDSLYPTLDTWDVNHLASAVCRELDGRFAERRITCHLRLDAGLPPARIDYKQVSYCLRTVLATCMEGLPDGGDVRIETRLDDGWIVLSVQDAGRPVRRESLEAMTTPLGSAQEMGNGLGLAICRTIMEKHGNVFDIESPPAGGTRYIIKLPVNREGIAHG
- a CDS encoding YbgA family protein, translated to METPIAIGISSCLLGERVRYDGGHKHDRYLTDTLGAFFRLVPVCPEVGCGLPAPREPMRLEEVTGEVRLVTTRSRIDHTERMRRWYAEKVGELAAADLCGFIFKKDSPSSGLFRVKVHRAGMPARMGRGLFAEAVTARFPLLPVEEEGRLHDLELRENFVVRIFAYRRWKDLVAGGGTPGRLAKFHTAHKLLLMAHSPELCRELGGLVARGKEVPRDELFARYGALFMKALARLATVPKNTAVLRHIACSFRKRLPRDERDELGEVIDEYRRRLVPLVVPVTLLRHYARTCGDEYLLGQVYLTPTPTELMLRNHV
- the pcnB gene encoding polynucleotide adenylyltransferase PcnB — protein: MNRRTPLIIPRADHPISRSLVSPNALRVLYRLKENGHLAFLVGGCVRDLLLGREPKDFDVATDATPNQVKRIFRNCRLVGRRFRLAHIHFQDEIIEVATFRALATGEEEPEPEPAAGGEPGEGERPRPPRHLVSEEGVVLRDNVFGTPEEDALRRDFTVNALSYTVADFSIIDYVGGMEDLRRGVIRTIGDPLVRFTEDPVRMLRAVRFAALLGFAVEDETWHAVLELAPAITRATAPRLYEEVLKLFLSGEGERVYQLMRQTGLFGHLFPRFSAWLDRESDGFPHAQLGKALEWVDSQMGSGEPVSPPLLLALMFGEFLEERADELAASGVPPQESMSAAVAEFLGEQAPLVTVPHRIGLAVREMLALQYRLRKIPGKRPQAVLARNCFAEAIAYLRCRSLLTGEGTKVLDWWERYARESVMPPVEGGSGEGDSAPRRKRRRRRRGKKPPAS
- a CDS encoding nitrous oxide-stimulated promoter family protein codes for the protein MEPFTKKQQHDLRVLIDFVRVYCHARHDRGDRAPFDLPPEIAHRYRQGVELCGECAGLLAHGIAKRRKCPLDPKPSCKHCRIHCYGKEYRARIREVMAFSGRRMIMRGRFDYLWHYFF